CCGCGGATCGCCGGCAGCGCTGCCGCGGTGACGCATCCGGATCTCGCGATCCATGTCGGCGACTACCTCTACCGTGACGACCCGGCTCAGGCCACGGACGCGGCCGCGAACCCGGGCTGCACGGCCGCGGGTGACAGATTCAGCTGGGGCTGCGTGGTCGCCGACTTCTTCAGACCGGCGGAAAGCCTGCTGGCGGTGGCGCCGGTCGTGCTGACGCGAGGCAACCACGAGGACTGCCGTACCCCACCCGCGACGGGCGGCGCGGGGGCCGCGTGGTTCCGCTACCTCGCCGACGACCTCCGGAGCAACGGATCCTGCTCCCTCTACCCCGATCCCGTGGAGATCAGGGCAGGCGTCCTGCACCTCCTCTCCGTGGACTCCTCGTACGCCGATCCGGCCGACAGCGGAAGCATCACACAGCAGGCGATCTACACCCGGCAGTTCGAAGCCGTGAACCAGGCCGCGGGGCAGCAGCCGGGCCACGACTACTTCCTCGTCACCCACAAGCCGCTGTGGATGGTGAGATCGGCCGGCCCTCCGCCGCAGACGTTCACGCCCGTCCTCGACAAGGCCGTCGGCGGCACGACCCTCGGGCGGCTGGCCGACAACATCCGCATGGTGCTTTCGGGCCATGCGCACCTCTACCAGATGATCGATTTCGACACCGCGCGGCCACCGCAGCTGACGGTGGGCTTCTCCGGGGGAGACCCGCTGGAGCAGGGGCCGAACGACGCGGCCGTCATCGGGACACCGGTCGGGACGCCACCGCAGGCCGTCCATCACTCCCTCACCCAGGGAGGGGTCTTCGGGTACGCGGTCCTGAACCGCAACGCCGGAACCTGGGACCTCACCTCTCACGACCCGACCGGCGCCCTGCGCGGTCAGACCTGCACACTGAGCAGAAACGCCGCCCACAAGGAGTTCGTCTGCCACTGAGGTACGCCAAGGGCCGACGGAGGCGCCCCCACCTCCCTCTTCCGAGGGCTGGGCGGGGGCGCCTCACGCAACCTCTCACCGGGCCTGCGCGCAAGGTGAGAGCAACGTTCCTTTCCGGTCACCCACAGCCACAGTACGGAAACGCGCCCTCCCTACCTTCGGGACTCATCACCGCTCATCCCCCCGAACCACCCCAGCCCCGTAGCACCGTGGAGGCGTCATGACAGCCCCGAGCACAGCCCCCGCACCGCCGTCCCCCGCGAAGAAGGGGAGCCGCTGGATCGAGGAGTGGGACCCGGAGAACGAGGCCTTCTGGAACGAGAAGGGCGAGAAGATCGCCCGCCGTAACCTCCTCTTCTCCGTCCTCTCCGAGCACATCGGCTTCTCGATCTGGACCCTGTGGTCCGTGCTGGTGCTCTTCATGGGCCCGGAGTACGGCCTCACCCCGGCCGACAAGTTCCTGCTGACGTCGATGGTGACGCTGGTCGGGGCGGTCGTCCGGGTTCCGTACACCTTCGCCGTCGCGGTCTTCGGCGGCCGGAACTGGACGATCATCTCGGCCGGCCTGCTCCTGATCCCCACCACCGCCGCTTTCGTGGTGATGAAGCCGGGGACCTCCTTCGACACGTTCCTCCTCGTCGGGCTGCTGGCGGGCATCGGCGGCGGCAACTTCGCCTCCTCGATGACCAACATCAACGCCTTCTTCCCCCTCCGTAAGAAGGGGTGGGCGCTGGGGCTCAACGCGGGCGGCGGCAACATCGGTGTGCCGGTCCTCCAGCTGATCGGCCTCGCCGTCATCGGGGCGAGCGGCGGACCGCGCGTGCTGCTCGGGATCTACATCCCGCTGATCCTCGTCGCCGCCACCCTGGCCGCGCTGTACATGGACAACCTGGCGTCCGTGAAGAACGACACCGGCGCAGCGATCGACGCGGCGAAGGACGGCCACACCTGGATCATGTCCTTCCTCTACGTGGGGACGTTCGGCTCGTTCATCGGCTACAGCTTCGCCTTCGGGCAGGTCCTGACGAACCAGTTCGGCCGCACGCCCCTCCAGGCGGCCTACCTCACCTTCATCGGCCCGCTGCTCGGCTCCCTGATCCGCCCCGTCGGCGGCTGGCTCGCCGACCGCTACGGCGGCGCCCGCATCACCCTGTACAACTACGTCGGCATGGCTGCCGCCACCGCCGTCCTGGTCTACGCCAGCATGCAGAAGTCGCTGCCGCTCTTCGTCTCCGTCTTCGTGGTGCTGTTCGTGCTCAGCGGCCTGGGCAACGGGTCGACGTACAAGATGATCCCCGGCATCTTCCAGGCCAAGGCCGTCGCCAAGGGGCTCGCGGGGGAGGAGGCGGCCGCCTACGGCCGGCGTCTGTCCGGGGCCTCCATGGGACTCATCGGGGCGGTCGGCGCGCTCGGCGGTGTCGGGATCAACCTGGCCTTCCGGCAGTCCTTCCTCTCCTACGGCTCCGGCACCGGCGCCTTCGTCGCCTTCCTCGCCTTCTACGCGGTGTGCTTCGGGGTCACCTGGGCCGTATACCTTCGCCGCCCGGCCGGCCGGACCACGGCGGGCAGTACCGCCTCCGAGGCGAAGCCGCAGCTCAGCTACGCCGAGGTGTGACGTAACACCGGCGACATGTGGCCGAACCGAGCCTGTCATGCACCATTGACAGGCTCGTCGGCATGTAGGTGCGAACGGGACTCGAGCGGGACGAGAGTGATGTACGAGCAACAGCAGCGATCCGACACCGGCCCTCAGGGCGCCGTCGAACACGGGCCTCTCGCGGGCTTCACCGTGGGCGTGACGGCCGCGCGCCGGGCCGAGGAGCTCAGCGCGCTGCTCCAGCGGCGCGGGGCTGTGGTGCTGCACGCGCCGGCCCTGCGGATCGTGCCGCTCGCCGACGACGGCGAACTGCTCGCCGCCACGAAGGAACTCATCGACCTGGCGCCGGATGTCGTGGTCGCCACCACGGCCATCGGGTTCCGCGGCTGGATCGAGGCGGCCGACGGCTGGGGGCTCGGCGAGCAGCTGCTCGCCCGGCTCGGCGGGGTCGAGCTGCTGGCCCGCGGCCCCAAGGTCAAGGGCGCCGTGCGGGCCGCCGGGCTGACCGAGCAGTGGTCGCCGTCCAGCGAGTCCATGGCCGAGGTGCTCGACCGGCTGCTGGAGGAGGGTGTCGACGGGCGCCGGGTCGCCGTCCAGCTGCACGGTGAGCCGCTGCCCGGCTTCGTGGAGTCGCTGCGGGCCGCGGGCGCGGAGGTCGTGGGGGTGCCCGTCTACCGGTGGATGCCGCCGGAGGACGTGGCGCCGCTCGACCGACTCCTCGACGCCGCCGTCTCGCGCGGCCTGGACGCGATCACCTTCACCAGCGCGCCCGCCGCCGCGTCCCTGCTGTCCCGCGCGGAGCAGCGCGGACTGCTTCCCGAGCTGCTCGCCGCCCTCCACCACGACGTGCTGCCGGCCTGTGTCGGTCCG
This Streptomyces sp. NBC_00377 DNA region includes the following protein-coding sequences:
- a CDS encoding nitrate/nitrite transporter, giving the protein MTAPSTAPAPPSPAKKGSRWIEEWDPENEAFWNEKGEKIARRNLLFSVLSEHIGFSIWTLWSVLVLFMGPEYGLTPADKFLLTSMVTLVGAVVRVPYTFAVAVFGGRNWTIISAGLLLIPTTAAFVVMKPGTSFDTFLLVGLLAGIGGGNFASSMTNINAFFPLRKKGWALGLNAGGGNIGVPVLQLIGLAVIGASGGPRVLLGIYIPLILVAATLAALYMDNLASVKNDTGAAIDAAKDGHTWIMSFLYVGTFGSFIGYSFAFGQVLTNQFGRTPLQAAYLTFIGPLLGSLIRPVGGWLADRYGGARITLYNYVGMAAATAVLVYASMQKSLPLFVSVFVVLFVLSGLGNGSTYKMIPGIFQAKAVAKGLAGEEAAAYGRRLSGASMGLIGAVGALGGVGINLAFRQSFLSYGSGTGAFVAFLAFYAVCFGVTWAVYLRRPAGRTTAGSTASEAKPQLSYAEV
- a CDS encoding metallophosphoesterase, which gives rise to MTTDTSGTCPSVRYTVGAVRAGYQMRLLSRPAPPQFPTTVCELVVPLGARAAVLAQSTVAAAVVHPANRELPLPNWTATTRPRTIGVIGDTGCRVTTPGPDQDCANHQTGWPFPRIAGSAAAVTHPDLAIHVGDYLYRDDPAQATDAAANPGCTAAGDRFSWGCVVADFFRPAESLLAVAPVVLTRGNHEDCRTPPATGGAGAAWFRYLADDLRSNGSCSLYPDPVEIRAGVLHLLSVDSSYADPADSGSITQQAIYTRQFEAVNQAAGQQPGHDYFLVTHKPLWMVRSAGPPPQTFTPVLDKAVGGTTLGRLADNIRMVLSGHAHLYQMIDFDTARPPQLTVGFSGGDPLEQGPNDAAVIGTPVGTPPQAVHHSLTQGGVFGYAVLNRNAGTWDLTSHDPTGALRGQTCTLSRNAAHKEFVCH
- a CDS encoding uroporphyrinogen-III synthase; this encodes MYEQQQRSDTGPQGAVEHGPLAGFTVGVTAARRAEELSALLQRRGAVVLHAPALRIVPLADDGELLAATKELIDLAPDVVVATTAIGFRGWIEAADGWGLGEQLLARLGGVELLARGPKVKGAVRAAGLTEQWSPSSESMAEVLDRLLEEGVDGRRVAVQLHGEPLPGFVESLRAAGAEVVGVPVYRWMPPEDVAPLDRLLDAAVSRGLDAITFTSAPAAASLLSRAEQRGLLPELLAALHHDVLPACVGPVTALPLQAQGVDTVSPERFRLGPLVQLLCQELPGRARALPIAGHRVEIRGHAVLVDGCLKPVPPAGMSLLRALTRRPGWVVPRSDLLRALPGAGRDEHAVETAMARLRTALGAPKLIQTVVKRGYRLALDPAADAKYADE